TTGACGCTCGAAGATCTGGGTTTCGGGCAGATATTCAAGGATCTCTCCATGTTGCCTCGCGGCTTGGTGCTGGTAACCGGGCCTACCGGTTCGGGCAAGTCAACGACACTGGCGGCAATGGTTGATTATGTCAATGAGAACCGCTATCAGCATATTTTAACCATTGAAGATCCTATCGAGTTTGTTCATGAAAGCAAAAAGTGCCTGATGAACCAGCGCGAGGTGCACCGGGATACTCACGGTTTTGCCGAGGCACTGCGCTCGGCGCTGCGGGAGGACCCGGACGTGATTCTGGTGGGCGAGCTGCGGGATCTGGAAACTATCCGATTGGCGCTGACGGCGTCGGAAACGGGCCACCTGGTTTTTGGTACCCTGCATACATCTTCTGCTGCGAAAACAATTGACCGGGTGGTGGATGTGTTCCCCGCAGCAGAAAAAGCGATGGTGCGATCCATGTTGTCCGAATCACTACAGGCTGTTATTGCCCAGACGCTGATGAAAAAGATTGGCGGAGGTCGTATAGCTGCTCATGAGATCATGGTGGGAACCCCTGCTATCCGCAATCTGATCAGGGAAGACAAAGTAGCGCAAATGTATTCAGCGATACAGACCGGTGCCCAGCAGGGGATGCAGACCATGGATCAGTGTTTGCACCGTTTGTTACAGCAGAAAGTGATCACTCGCGAGCAAGCCCGTGAGAAGGCCAAGATTCCAGAGGATTTTTGATGTCTCGGTGATAGTCGTTGTCAGAAGATTTTGTGTGCTGAAGTAGTTAGCAGGAGAGGATAATGGATTTCGACAAATTACTTAATTTGATGGTAGAGAAAAAAGCCTCTGACCTTTTTGTGACGGTTGGCGTGCCTCCCAGCATCAAGGTGAATGGGCAGATTCTGCCGGTAGGTAAAACAGCTCTTGAGCACTCACAGGCCCGCGCAATTGTTGAAAGCGTGATGGATGAAGATCAAAAGAATGATTTTCGTCGCACAAAAGAGCTTAACTTTGCTATCAGTCGAAAAGGGGTAGGCCGGTTTCGGGTGAGTGCGTTCTATCAGCGCAACGAGGTTGGCATGGTCTTGCGCCGTATCGAGACGATCATCCCAACGGTTGAGGATTTACTGTTGCCGCCGATTCTGAACGAGCTGGTGATGACCAAACGCGGCATCATTATCTTTGTCGGTGCGACCGGGACGGGTAAATCGACATCGCTGGCTGCGATGATTGGTCACCGCAACCGGAATAGCAAAGGGCATATTATCTCCATTGAAGACCCGATTGAGTTCGTGCATCGTCACGAGGGGTGTATTGTCACTCAACGGGAAGTGGGGGTGGATACCGAATCATTTGACGTGGCTCTGCGCAATACTCTCCGGCAGGCCCCGGATGTCATTCTGATTGGCGAGATCAGGACGCCGGAAACCATGGAGCATGCCATTACGTTTGCTGAAACGGGGCATCTGGTGCTGGCAACACTGCATGCCAATAATGCCAACCAGGCGCTTGATCGCATTCAGCACTTTTTCCCGTCAGAAAGACAAGGCCAGTTATGGATGGATTTGTCGTTAAACCTGAAAGCAATGATTGCACAGCAACTGGTGCCGGTTGCAGATGGCACTGGTCGCCGTGCGGCGATTGAGATTTTGGTAAACACTCCGCTGGTTCAGGATATGATTCGCAAGGGTGAAGTACACAAGTTGAAAGAGTTGATGACCCGGTCAACCGAGCACGGCATGCAAACATTCGACCAGGCGCTCTTCAAACTTTACGATGAAGGGCTGATTACATACGAAGACGCTATTTTGCATGCGGACTCGAAAAACGACTTACGTTTGTTGATCAAACTGAAATCCGAAACGGATTCCAGCTATCTCGCGCATGCTGCAGACGAGCTGTCCGTCGAAGAGGACAGGGGTGATGCGATAAGTCGTTTCTAGGACTGCGGCTGTTTTTGCGCTCAGACCGGTTTGCCGGCCGTTGGATCTTGCAGCCAGCTTTCAAGAATCAGGCTGGCAGCGGTATCATCAATAGGGTTGTTCAGGAAATCATGGTGCTGCCCTGTTTGCTGTTTTGCTTCAAAGCTTGAAAGCCTCTCATCCATCATTTCGACTGCGATTCCGAACCTGCCGTGCAGTCGGCGGGCAAACTTTCGAGCTCGGGCGCAAAAAGGACTCTCGCTGCCATCCATGTTCAGCGGCAGGCCGACGAGTACTTTTTGAGGTTGCCACTCATCCAGCAATTGCGATATCTGGTTCCAGTCCGGTATGCCATTTTGTGCTTTCAAAACGTTCAGCGGGCGGGCGCTGTTGGTGAGTGTCTGGCC
This genomic stretch from Pseudomonadales bacterium harbors:
- a CDS encoding type IV pilus twitching motility protein PilT: MDITELLAFSVKQGSSDLHLSAGLPPMIRIDGDVRRVNLPAMEHKQVHSLIYEIMNDKQRRDFEEFLETDFSFEVPGVARFRVNAFNQDRGAAAVFRTIPSRVLTLEDLGFGQIFKDLSMLPRGLVLVTGPTGSGKSTTLAAMVDYVNENRYQHILTIEDPIEFVHESKKCLMNQREVHRDTHGFAEALRSALREDPDVILVGELRDLETIRLALTASETGHLVFGTLHTSSAAKTIDRVVDVFPAAEKAMVRSMLSESLQAVIAQTLMKKIGGGRIAAHEIMVGTPAIRNLIREDKVAQMYSAIQTGAQQGMQTMDQCLHRLLQQKVITREQAREKAKIPEDF
- a CDS encoding PilT/PilU family type 4a pilus ATPase, whose protein sequence is MDFDKLLNLMVEKKASDLFVTVGVPPSIKVNGQILPVGKTALEHSQARAIVESVMDEDQKNDFRRTKELNFAISRKGVGRFRVSAFYQRNEVGMVLRRIETIIPTVEDLLLPPILNELVMTKRGIIIFVGATGTGKSTSLAAMIGHRNRNSKGHIISIEDPIEFVHRHEGCIVTQREVGVDTESFDVALRNTLRQAPDVILIGEIRTPETMEHAITFAETGHLVLATLHANNANQALDRIQHFFPSERQGQLWMDLSLNLKAMIAQQLVPVADGTGRRAAIEILVNTPLVQDMIRKGEVHKLKELMTRSTEHGMQTFDQALFKLYDEGLITYEDAILHADSKNDLRLLIKLKSETDSSYLAHAADELSVEEDRGDAISRF
- the ruvX gene encoding Holliday junction resolvase RuvX, with the translated sequence MPELHAKPLTLLAFDFGTGQIGVAIGQTLTNSARPLNVLKAQNGIPDWNQISQLLDEWQPQKVLVGLPLNMDGSESPFCARARKFARRLHGRFGIAVEMMDERLSSFEAKQQTGQHHDFLNNPIDDTAASLILESWLQDPTAGKPV